In one Denitratisoma sp. genomic region, the following are encoded:
- a CDS encoding carbon-nitrogen hydrolase family protein: MTSTRIAAVQMVSGPDIAQNLREADALVAAAAAGGARLVALPEYFPLISGNETDKVRARERDGEGPLQDFLREAAQRHKVWLVGGSIPLEASSPDKVRNSCLVYDDAGRRVARYDKIHLFGFTRGTERYNESQTIEAGSEVVAFDSPVGRVGLSICYDLRFPELYRAMGPVDLLVVPAAFTHTTGQAHWELLLRARAVENLCYVLASAQGGTHPSGRMTWGDSMVVDPWGAVLERLPKGPGVVTAEMDPDRIADWRASLPALQHRKL, from the coding sequence ATGACCTCGACCCGCATTGCCGCCGTGCAGATGGTTTCCGGACCGGACATCGCGCAGAACCTGCGCGAGGCCGACGCGCTCGTCGCCGCGGCGGCGGCTGGGGGCGCCCGCCTGGTGGCCCTGCCGGAATACTTCCCGCTGATCTCGGGCAACGAGACGGACAAGGTGCGCGCCCGCGAGCGGGACGGCGAAGGGCCCCTGCAGGACTTCCTGCGCGAGGCGGCGCAACGGCACAAGGTCTGGCTGGTCGGCGGCTCCATTCCGCTGGAAGCGTCAAGTCCCGACAAGGTGCGCAACAGCTGCCTGGTGTACGACGATGCCGGCCGGCGGGTGGCGCGCTACGACAAGATCCACCTGTTCGGCTTCACGCGCGGAACCGAACGTTACAACGAAAGTCAGACCATCGAAGCCGGCAGCGAGGTCGTCGCCTTCGATTCCCCGGTCGGACGCGTGGGATTGTCGATCTGCTACGACCTGCGCTTTCCCGAACTGTACCGGGCGATGGGGCCGGTGGACCTGCTGGTGGTGCCGGCGGCCTTCACCCACACCACCGGCCAGGCGCACTGGGAGCTGCTGCTGCGCGCGCGGGCGGTGGAGAACCTCTGCTACGTGCTGGCCTCGGCCCAGGGCGGCACCCACCCGAGCGGGCGCATGACCTGGGGCGACAGCATGGTGGTCGATCCCTGGGGCGCGGTGCTCGAGCGCCTGCCCAAGGGACCGGGCGTGGTGACGGCGGAGATGGACCCCGACCGCATCGCCGACTGGCGCGCCAGCCTGCCGGCGCTGCAGCACCGCAAACTTTGA
- the tldD gene encoding metalloprotease TldD: MNHLDTAESRLLAPFDLSAHQLETVFGDLCRHRLDYADLYFQYSRSEAWSLEEGIVKSGSFNIESGVGVRAISGEKTAFAYSDEISLPALRSAAQATRAIAAQGGQSQAPLRAGKPAPALYGAADPLASLPDTEKVKLLERLEGFARAEDSRVVEVMAHIAGVYEVVLIARADGHLAADVRPLVRVSVTVIMEEHGRREQGSAGGGGRYDYGYFTDAVLRDYARQAVHQARVNLAARPAPAGEMTVVLGSGWPGILLHEAIGHGLEGDFNRKGSSAFAGRIGERVAAPGVTVVDDGTIPDRRGSLSVDDEGNPTQRTVLIEDGILAGYLQDSLNARLMGVAPTGNGRRESFAHLPLPRMTNTCMLNGERDPQEIIASVKKGLYAANFGGGQVDITSGKFVFSAAEAYLIEDGKITQPVKGATLIGNGPDALTRVSMIGNDLRLDPGVGTCGKEGQSVPVGVGQPTLRIDGLTVGGTG, encoded by the coding sequence ATGAACCATCTCGATACCGCCGAATCCCGCCTGCTGGCCCCCTTCGACCTGTCCGCGCATCAGCTTGAAACGGTGTTCGGCGACCTCTGCCGCCACCGGCTCGATTATGCCGACCTGTATTTCCAGTACAGCCGTTCCGAGGCCTGGAGCCTGGAGGAGGGCATCGTCAAGTCGGGCAGTTTCAACATCGAGAGCGGCGTCGGCGTGCGCGCCATCTCGGGGGAGAAGACGGCGTTTGCCTACTCCGACGAGATCTCGCTGCCGGCTTTGAGGTCGGCGGCGCAGGCCACACGCGCCATCGCGGCGCAGGGGGGGCAAAGCCAGGCGCCGCTGCGGGCCGGCAAGCCGGCGCCGGCGCTTTACGGTGCCGCCGACCCGCTGGCCTCGCTGCCCGATACCGAGAAGGTGAAATTGCTGGAGCGGCTGGAGGGCTTCGCCCGCGCCGAGGATTCCCGCGTCGTCGAGGTGATGGCGCACATCGCCGGCGTCTACGAGGTGGTGCTGATCGCGCGCGCCGACGGGCATCTCGCCGCCGACGTGCGGCCGCTGGTGCGCGTCTCCGTCACGGTGATCATGGAGGAGCATGGCCGCCGCGAGCAGGGCTCGGCGGGCGGCGGCGGCCGCTACGACTACGGCTATTTCACCGATGCCGTGCTGCGCGACTACGCCAGGCAGGCGGTGCACCAGGCGCGCGTGAATCTCGCCGCGCGGCCGGCGCCGGCCGGCGAGATGACGGTGGTGCTGGGCAGCGGCTGGCCGGGCATCCTGCTGCACGAGGCGATCGGCCACGGACTCGAGGGCGACTTCAACCGCAAGGGCAGCTCGGCTTTCGCCGGCCGCATCGGCGAGCGCGTCGCCGCGCCCGGCGTCACGGTGGTCGACGACGGCACGATTCCCGACCGGCGCGGCTCGCTGTCGGTCGACGACGAGGGCAACCCGACGCAGCGCACCGTGCTGATCGAGGACGGCATCCTCGCCGGCTACCTGCAGGATTCGCTCAACGCGCGGCTGATGGGGGTGGCGCCCACGGGCAACGGCCGCCGCGAGTCCTTCGCCCATCTGCCGCTGCCGCGCATGACCAACACCTGCATGCTCAACGGCGAGCGCGATCCGCAGGAGATCATCGCCTCGGTGAAGAAGGGCCTGTATGCCGCCAACTTCGGCGGCGGCCAGGTCGACATCACCAGCGGCAAGTTCGTCTTCTCGGCCGCCGAGGCCTACCTGATCGAGGACGGAAAAATCACCCAGCCCGTGAAGGGGGCGACCCTGATCGGCAACGGCCCGGATGCGCTCACCCGCGTCTCCATGATCGGCAACGACCTCAGGCTCGACCCGGGCGTCGGCACCTGCGGCAAGGAAGGGCAGAGCGTGCCGGTGGGGGTGGGCCAACCGACCCTGCGCATCGACGGACTGACGGTGGGCGGCACCGGCTAG